The genomic segment ATAAAAATAGTTTCTCCATGTTGATGACACTCACTATTTGGTCTTTTACTTGAATCACGCTAGACACTAGCTCATCAGTTTTATCATCCAACTGTTGAATAGCAGACGGTTCAATATCCAAAACCCATGCGACTTCATCTACCATGAATGCTATCTTTTCCTCATCATTTTTCACAATGATGATGTTATTGTAACATATTTCTTCGATTTCATCCTTGGGAGAAAGCAATTTATAAAAATTTATCAAAGTGATCACATTTCCGCGCAGATTAACAAGCCCTTGAACCCAAGCTGGAGATTGAGGGACTGGGGTCCAAGGCATTTTATTTGTTATCTCTTCAACGTTTTCAGATGAAAAGGCATAATAATTTTCGTTTAAAG from the Carnobacterium inhibens subsp. inhibens DSM 13024 genome contains:
- a CDS encoding chemotaxis protein CheW — protein: MQMIIFTLNENYYAFSSENVEEITNKMPWTPVPQSPAWVQGLVNLRGNVITLINFYKLLSPKDEIEEICYNNIIIVKNDEEKIAFMVDEVAWVLDIEPSAIQQLDDKTDELVSSVIQVKDQIVSVINMEKLFL